From the genome of Mauremys reevesii isolate NIE-2019 linkage group 24, ASM1616193v1, whole genome shotgun sequence:
AACAGACAGTATGTCGAACCTGCCTCTGCCCACTTCAGAATCACTGCTTGAGAGCAGAGTGACTGAGTGGGCTGCACCCAGTGTGTCTGGTGAAATGCCCTGGGTCCCAGTTCCTGCATAGACCTTGCTGCAAAGCCTCCTCTCTTGGCACGTGGGACGGACCCTTAGCTCACTGCAGAAAGAGACCGAATGTACGTGTGTGTCCTGCAGGGCCTCTGTAGTGGCTGCTAAGCAGGATGTCTGGCCTTGTTAAAATGTTCCTGCACCTGGCTCACGATGTCTGATTCCATAAGGCTTTACCCATTTAGCCACGTGGAAGCtagagctggggcagagcagcaTTGCGTCTAACAAACCCAGCTGGACTGAGAACGTGCTCTCTGAAGAAGTGCAGCAGCTCAAGGGAGCTGAATGTCTAATACCTTACTGGGCCTGAGACTGAGATGAGTTGCTACCTACACGGTTCTCTCCTGTTTGATGAAACTatccctctcttcctccttgGCTTCCCAAATTCAGGTGCACTGGGCATATTACGGGGTGGGTTAAATTTGTCTTGTCAGTGCTGGTCCCCAGCTAATGAAACCGTGTGACACTCCAAGCTCATGCTGCCGGCTGAAAACAGCTCTGCTGGCAAGGCGAGAGCTGGGCGCTGCTTGGCCTGGCTGGCCTGGTCCGGCAGAGCTACACCAGGTATTGGCTGTGGAGAGTATCGTCCTGCCCTGTGTGTGCAGCGTGCATCCCTTGCAGtgcttcaggaagctgcaggatgGGCAGAACCTACAGTCAAGgcatgggagggggaggagagactgTCCTCCCCGTCTGCCATCCCAGAGCTGCATGGTCTGGCGTGAGGCACTTGTCACATGGAAGGTTGCAGGAGTCTGGTGGGACTGTTCTGGGGAGTGTAGCTGTCGTACTGGGGTGAGACTTGTCCCTCCCATGGAGTCTTTGCTCTTGTTGCAGGCTGGTACACACCGCCCAAGGAAGACGGCTAGCATTGCCAGTTGGCTACTGCGGAATGCTGTCCTTGGCTCATGAAATGCCCCTGTGGCTCCCTCCTGGGATGTGATAGCTCTGCCTGTTTGCAGGACAGTGGCGGCTGTTATAAACTCGACGGGAAAAACTGTGTAAGCAGTTGGACTGATGTGAAACTCTTGCTGGACCCTCGCTAGCAGGCGTCCTTATTAAAACAACTCTTGAGCCTCTTGTATCGCTGGAAACTTTCGACTCCGCTCCAGTCTAGAGCATCCTCCTCACCTATGCTACggatttaatttattttcttatttcatGTACACTGCTTTTTTTGGTTACAGTGTATGATGGATGTGTATGGAAAAATGTATCTTTGGAGAAAAATTACAGTTTGTTAATTTGAAAATGCTGGTCTATTTTTTTCTCAAGTTACTGCTGAGCTGAGTTCTACGCTGCGGGCGCAGCATACCGCTCTGAGCCCCAAGCCAAACTGTCTTCGGTGTGGCCCCTGGCCAGCTGTGTGGTCGGGGGGGAGTGTCTTCTCAACTGCCCATTCTTATGGATGGCCAAAGTGTGCTTGAGATCAGCCCTTCTGAAATccccccaggagccctgactGGGAAAGTGGGACGCAAACGACTCTTTGAGCACCTGAATTCCATGCTGTAAGGGAGAGGGGGGAGCTTGCTCATCTGCTAAATCAAGAACAGATTTTCCTTCAAGAAACCACAGAGTTTCTCACTTCTGGAGAACAGATACAGATTACAGCTACTTGAGCCTGTGCTCACCCTGCTGTGGGTGAGGGGTTTGTCtgtgcttggggggagggggctgtcagCAGCACTACACTTGCCCAACTCTGTAACCTGGTCTGGTATTGTCTCtgccagggctgctgctcagtAAGACATGGGTGAGCAAAGCACCTCCCACACTAACCTGGCTAACAGCTGGGCCAGTTGTTCTGTGCTCCCTGTAAATGTAACAGACCATCTCTACCTCCTAAATGAGTGAGGCAGGATTACAGGCTGAAAGGGCAACCCtgtttctccccaccccaaatcctAGGGGTTCTGATGAACTGATTATGGCAGCTGGGCTCTGTCCTGTCGCTCTGACTCCGTTTCAGAAGAGGTTTACGACTCTGCCCATTTTACCTTTGCTGGAAGTTAACTATGTGAACTCAGCGCCCTGGAACTGCTGAGTACAGCTGGGCTCCTGGGCCTGGAATCCTGAGTGTGCACCATGACGTGAACCCTCTGGCTATGGGCCGTGAGACCAGCACCTCAGGGAGGGCAGATCATCCCACAGCTGCCTCCTCTgagcttccttccttcctgaggcagctgctgctggcagctaaCTGGTAGATGGCCCATGGGTCTCGTCCAATGGGGTAAACTGCCCCCTGATGCTCAGGCactaggggaggggtggggtgtggtggacagagtcctccctgctcaTCCTCTTGTTCACTTCCTGTTCCCATCTTCCATCCCTTAAACTTGGCATTTAGATTGTCAGTGTCTGTGAGGTCCGGGCCCGTCAGTGTGGGGCTGCACCACTCGTGCCCTAAAGCCAGATTGTCAGTATGAACTTACTCTAATAGAAGCTGCTAGAACTCAGAAGCTGCCCATTATCTTACCCAGCAGCCCTTCTGCTTTTCACTGTCAACTCTGCATCAGTGCTCTGGAATTGCATGGCCTGTTTCACTGCCTGCTTGTAGGCTGGCTCTAGTCACTAAATAAAGGAAGCAGAGTATCACTCAGGAGGGTCCATGCTGTTTTCCTTACTAATTTTAGGGGAGTTCCCCTCAGACTGAAACCTGCTTCACaagtcccctcccccctttgaacaATGGTAAAATACTCTGCTGAAGGATCCCAATGACATGGGTAAGACTGCAGGACAGGTTCAGGGGGGGAGCTGAACTCTTGTGACGTGCCATCAACCACACCCTGGATACCGCTGCCAGGCCACTTCATGCTAGAGATACTGAGAGTTTCCCTTGAGCCGCAGCCACAATAAGATTTCCGCAGCGCTTTAACCTCAGAGCAGATAGCTGGCTCGTGTTGGGGGCCAGAGCACCTCACTCAAATGttctgcccagctgcagagcaGAGTTCAAAGCCATCCAGGATAGCATGTGCGCCAGCCTCAGGCAGGGGTTATTCAGCTTTGTTTTCCTTTCAGAAAAGGATTCTACAACTCAGGTTCACCTTCCTGGAGGCTCCTGTGGGAGAAGCTCAGTGGTTTCACAAccgccagccctgcccactgACTTTCACTTGACAATTTCTGATCTAAACCTGGGGGCCAGGTGGGAACCTGAGGCCATTTACTTGAAGCTAGTTTTGTTCTTTCACCCAAAGGACAAGAGCAACTTTCTTCTGAGCCACTTAGCGACCAAGCCCCAACACCAGCCACTAGGGGCAGACCTGAGTTATCCAGAGCCCTGTTAGTTTCTTCCCCCCTTCCCAAACCAACCCACCTCTGCCCTCAGCAGTTCAGTCGCTCTTCAGAACTGAGCATTTGGCTCCTGTCTGGGGTTTGTGAGAGTAACAGAAACTGGGGATTTGTACGATGCTTTACCCAACCGAGCCTGCGGGCAcagcctgccccaggccctgctgttcgGCCAACGGGCACAGCTGGCTCCCGGTTACAAGCTCTGACACCAGCCGGAGGCTGAAGGCTCTAGCCCTGCTGAAGAAAGGGCTGCAAGGCCTTGTCCTAATAGCGCTGAGGGAACAACCCTCCCGCGGGCCCTTCAAGCTGCCAGGGCATGTGCTGGTCTAAAGGGGATTTGTCCAGCCAACAGGCACTCGGGGCAGCCCCACACCTAGCGGAGGCAGCGTTAGCGGGACTTGCCAGGCCTTTCCAGGCTCCATTTAATAGTCAGGCACCAGAGGGACAGTTCACCAGCCCCCTCACAATTTTACAGAAAAATCAAAACTACGTAACTTCCCCTTGAAGCTAACTGGGGACATCACTAAACCTGTAGAACTAAGAGACGCCCCCTCCCCACAATCACAACACTGCAGCCAGTTCATAAGGCTGGTTCAGGCTGAAGACGACTCTTCCAAAGTCCAGCTGTGGGCAGCGAGAGGCAGGGGACGTCAGCTCAGGGCTCACGCGGCTTCTTCCTCCTCTGCGCAGAAGGTGAATGTCAGGATGTGAGGCTGCCACAAGGCAAGTGGGGCAGGAGTTAGCAGGTCTCTCCCACCATTTCCAACCCCCTCTACAAAGCTGCCAGAGGCCTCCCTCCCCTCGTCCCGTTCCAGGGAGGGTGGGGTAGGATGGGTAAAGATATCACAGAGGGGTGGGAAGGAGCCCCAGGGGAACTGGTCCCTGCTGTACAGACACCAGAAAGCTGCCTTGGGTATGTACGTTGAGCCAATGTTTAGAGACAGTCACAGCCAATGAAATATGACCCCAGGGTTGGGAGGACAGATGTGACCAATGGCCATGTGCCTTTTGGGGAGGGCAGCAACCCCTCAAGCAACACACGAGCCTTTCACACACCACAGGTGCTCAGGGCTCCATATACCTCCAGGCGAGATGGGCCGACCACCTTCCCTCGCAGGATTTGCCGGACCATGGGTCTTGCAGAGACAATCTCTAGAAGACAAAGAGGGTTCAGTGGGGTTCTGCCCCGCATCAGATGGAGGAACGCAGGACAGTAACATCACTTTAAACAGCCAAGTGATTCCAGAGTGTACAGGGGCCTGGCAGGTCAGTCCTGTGTATAGGCTGctggcctgggaggtgggagacccagggttaGGGCCCAGCTCCATGTGACTTTGTATCACAACATCCCTGGGGTGGGTACCAAGACAGGCAAATAGGAACCGGCTCGTCTGTTTCCAAGCAAGCTGTGGCAGATCCCATTAACAAGGTGGTATTTTAATCAGAGGCATTAACTAGTGCTggcagggtgaggggtgcaagccaGTGGGGAACGAGAGTTCTATCCGCCCAGAAAAGCCAGCAGAAGGTGGGCTTCCCGTTACACCCAACCCACGCTAGGAGCTGAACTGCTCTGAGGAGCAGCAAACATTTTATGGTAAATTAGGAGTTTGTGATACGTCGTCACTAGGCAGCAACCCAGCAGCAGGAGTGAGAAAGGAGAAAAAGGCAGCAAAGACCTTCAGGGTAAAATAAGACCTACTATGCTCCTGGACGAGCGGGTGGATGTTTTGCCACTGGGGCTGTAAGTATTCAAAGCAGAGAAAGCCACAGTGCTTTGACCGCTGCAGAGCGTTCCTCCAGCCCTGGTCTGCACCTCCACATTGGGAACTGGGGGGTTTATACTGGAAATGCTGGTTTTACTGAGTGTAATGGAGAGCCGAGAGGTTAACCTTGCAGCTGGTCAAATGCAATACACCTACCTGGCCAGCAAGTGGCACCGCACACCCAGAAGGCTGTTCCTTTAAAATCAGTTCTAGCCCACGGGGGGCTGCAAAAGGCCCAAGGAAGGACTGTGCAAAGTGCTCCAGTCAGAGCATCCGAGGGAACGGAGCCTTAGGCTAGTACCTTTCTGGAACATGAAGGGCTGGGCCAGCGGTTTTATGTCCCAGAAATCGTCTTCATCCAGCTTCCGCAGTGAGTTCAGAGGGACAGTGGCCGAACGGCCGAAGTCAACAAAGAGAACCACTGCAAGATCTTCCACTTTCTCCAAGACCCAGCACCTGTGAGGGTCAGACAAGAGCACGTGAGCCTGGAAAGAAGCTACAGGACCCAGGATTTAATATTTGTCCTGCAAAGAGGCGGGAGAGAGAGGCCAGCTGACTGCCTCAGGGGTTaggggatttttgtttgttttttttaaacagcgcAGCTTAAAATctcagcaaaatggagtttgggcTGCAATATTATCTACTGCCATCTCAGTAACTCAGACCGGGAGAGCGAAGCCAGGACAGGCCGTGTCAATATCTGCATGAGAGACCTTCAAGGAAGAAGCCAGGTGAGACAAGAGCTGGTTCTGGGCACTCGGCAGGAGGCGCCTTTCACCAGCATAGTGCAAGGTGACACCGTGCGGCTGGTGAACCACAGAGCTTGGCTAGAGTGGCGCACGCTTTGTTCGAAGGTTCACCCCAACATGCGGACAAACCCCAGCGTGGATAATTGCACTTGCTGAGTTCGACTGCCCCTCTGCCTGGGGAACTCCCGCTTCGTTCCTCGGTCTCAGCAGCGGCCaggcagcgctggcacagagCGGCTGCGGCTCGGTAGCGGGGACAGAGGCTCCTGCGCGGGGTGAAGGCGCAATAAGAAACCTGCAGACCAGGAAAGGTGCCACATGCCCTCTGTGCACAGTGGGAGGGGACCAGTATCAGCGAatgtcccccccactcccccgcccctttgGCCTCAGCGCTGCCTCTTGCCCAGACGGTCCATTCTGAGCATGCAGCTGGTTCTCTAAACCTGTTCCACGCCGCGCCGTCCTCCCCCAGAATGCACTCTGCCATGCAGCGGGTCCCTCGCTGCACCGCCTGCCTTGTCAGGTAGGGCTGCTTGGATTCCTCTTCCGCCAGCTGGCAGAACAGCTTGTGCATGTTCGAGTGACTTTCCTGCCGAGGAAAGAGCAGAGCAGAGAACCCGCTCAATCCCATCCCTCGTGCCAGGCTGCCAGCGCTACTGCACATCCACCACCACTCACTCGTACTCTAGTGCCAGCCGAGGGTACAGCCTTGTTCtccactcccctctgccccaggttCGAACCACCCGCGCATCCAGCCGGACTCTGGCTCACTCCCTTTGCAATTCAGCAAATCATGTGTAGCCCCCTGGGGCGTCAGCGGGATTTCAGCATGTCCCTGGCTCGGGAGCGAAGACCCCAGAGCAGAAACAAAACAGGGCCTGGGGAGGGATTGGAACTTGATCCCCTTGTGCCTTTTCCTCGTTAGATTCGAGCCTTGTAAATTCAAAGCGCAGAGATCCCAGTGTGAAACCGTGCTCAGAATGGACATCAATCATCCCATTCCCGGAAATcagagctccctgcagctccttttgcACGTTTGGCCTTTTCCTCGTGGGCCTACATAATCATTACGCAGACTGCTCGTAGACACCAGCATGCTTCCCACCCCAAGGACACGCAGCCTAGAAATACGCGTGTTACAGTCCAATACACGCACGCCAAGAACAAGGCGACCGTCTCGCAGGGGCTCCTGTGAAAGGACTCACAGCCTGGCTTTCCCCGTGCCTACCTCTGTGAGGTGTATGGCCCAGAAGTAcggggtctgtggcagagcatcCGTCACCAGCAGCCCCGCCTCTCCGTGCAGCTTTGCAATCGACACCAACCAGTTCAGATCCTGAAAGCAGTCTTTTAGCATGAGTGCCAGGAAGGAACCCCTGGAGAGGAAACAAACTAGCTTAAGAGGCCAGTCAGAAAAGGGAAGGCTTCTCAAGGTGGGAGAGAGGGTGTAATCTAGCCGACAGAGAGAGCTTCTCATCCGTGGTCCAAGGCTCGGCATGCTCATTTACAGGGATCTCAagcagcagctccccctctcTTCACCTGCCCAGCAGATACGTGCAAAGCAAAGAGCAGCAGGTGCAATGAATGAGTTCCCAGAGTTCCGAGAAGACGGAGtctggcagggggaggagaggccAAGGCACAGGTTGTGAGGGGGAATTAGGGGCTAGGTACCCAGGTCGGCAGAGTTGTGGCGTCTCCAAAAGACGTTTGAGCCATTTGGGGGATGAGGCGAGCAGATTGGTGCACTGGCCTGTCCTGGTGGAGGTCAGAGAACTGAAACCCTCTGCCGAGGTTACCAGCAGTATGGAACATGGCAGCCAGGACTGAACTAGCGGCAGGATGCCAGAGTGAGAAGCATTAAACGTCACAGCCCAGTTATCCCAGAGCCGGTGATGCTGGCAAGCCGGGGTCGGCGCAGGAGTCCCTGGCACTTACCTCATTTCCATGGGAACCGCATAACAGATCTGCCTCACTGCATCGGGAGGTGCCGGCTGCAGGGTTTGGGTCTCTACCTTTGCTAGGAGCAGAGGAAGAACAGGACGGTTTGAGATTTAAACGAGACCTTTAATTAAAATCCGCCAGACAGGATTTCAGTTGCCTTCCCCCCCTGCTCCGGGAGCTCGCACGACTGCTGGAGAAAGGGGTTGGAAACCTTACAGCGAGATTTAACCGGAGCAACCGAAACGTGCCCAGCGGCGTTGCTCACCCACCAGAACCTCCCCGCTAATTAGCTAAGCCAGGCCCTCGGGTGACCGAATTCCTTCGTCCCCAGCAGGCCCACGTGCGCCAGGAGCCCGACCGGCACCAGAATCGCAGCCGCCTTTTCAGGTAGGCCAGTTCTGGCGTTTGGAGCTGGTTCTGCGTTTTGGCATCCGCAGGGTGAGCTGCTGACAACAGGGACTAGGGAAAACACAGGCGAACTCCTGCAAAGCCAGCAAGGGGGACGTTCCCCTTTGAGACCGGGCAGGGGACACTGGGAATTAGATGAACAGCAGCAGATCAGCGTACAGGTGGCTGCTGAATTAGAAGCCACTCGAGGTTCCTGGGCCTACCAGCCTGTGCGACCTCCAATGCCCTTGGGTCCAGGCCAGGCCAgccgggggagcggggaggggggaaggggacaatTGCCCGGGGACCAccagccaccgccagcagcagtgcagctgggccaaggcaggct
Proteins encoded in this window:
- the TDRD10 gene encoding tudor domain-containing protein 10 isoform X2; its protein translation is MASSSGGWGAPKPNGKPQQLKYSGVVKKKDSEVYVGNVPPEMTEEDILLLLRDFHPQHIKRCHSGLRSYAFVDLGSAEQVQAAIQRFSGHLVNGRRLVLSRTGLGNGRKDPAETQSTVEMPVETQTLQPAPPDAVRQICYAVPMEMRGSFLALMLKDCFQDLNWLVSIAKLHGEAGLLVTDALPQTPYFWAIHLTEESHSNMHKLFCQLAEEESKQPYLTRQAVQRGTRCMAECILGEDGAAWNRCWVLEKVEDLAVVLFVDFGRSATVPLNSLRKLDEDDFWDIKPLAQPFMFQKEIVSARPMVRQILRGKVVGPSRLEPHILTFTFCAEEEEAA
- the TDRD10 gene encoding tudor domain-containing protein 10 isoform X3, encoding MASSSGGWGAPKPNGKPQQLKYSGVVKKKDSEVYVGNVPPEMTEEDILLLLRDFHPQHIKRCHSGLRSYAFVDLGSAEQVQAAIQRFSGHLVNGRRLVLSRTGLGNGRKDPAETQSTVEMPALERVPRGELGLSHAKVETQTLQPAPPDAVRQICYAVPMEMRGSFLALMLKDCFQDLNWLVSIAKLHGEAGLLVTDALPQTPYFWAIHLTEESHSNMHKLFCQLAEEESKQPYLTRCWVLEKVEDLAVVLFVDFGRSATVPLNSLRKLDEDDFWDIKPLAQPFMFQKEIVSARPMVRQILRGKVVGPSRLEPHILTFTFCAEEEEAA
- the TDRD10 gene encoding tudor domain-containing protein 10 isoform X1, yielding MASSSGGWGAPKPNGKPQQLKYSGVVKKKDSEVYVGNVPPEMTEEDILLLLRDFHPQHIKRCHSGLRSYAFVDLGSAEQVQAAIQRFSGHLVNGRRLVLSRTGLGNGRKDPAETQSTVEMPALERVPRGELGLSHAKVETQTLQPAPPDAVRQICYAVPMEMRGSFLALMLKDCFQDLNWLVSIAKLHGEAGLLVTDALPQTPYFWAIHLTEESHSNMHKLFCQLAEEESKQPYLTRQAVQRGTRCMAECILGEDGAAWNRCWVLEKVEDLAVVLFVDFGRSATVPLNSLRKLDEDDFWDIKPLAQPFMFQKEIVSARPMVRQILRGKVVGPSRLEPHILTFTFCAEEEEAA